One Dioscorea cayenensis subsp. rotundata cultivar TDr96_F1 chromosome 17, TDr96_F1_v2_PseudoChromosome.rev07_lg8_w22 25.fasta, whole genome shotgun sequence DNA window includes the following coding sequences:
- the LOC120280261 gene encoding phosphomannomutase/phosphoglucomutase, with the protein MHYSSSMASSPTTPATTTTPSTTLRRDHHRSLFPPRRTIRFPSASQFETISISTDNTEDGDRIRRLQNGSDVRGVALEGEKGRKVDLTPHAVEVIAESFGEWLIKDNVNVNSNINSNEESLKVVKVSLGRDPRISGERLSKAVFTGLMRAGCEVFDMGLATTPACFMSTVLPPFSYDASIMMTASHLPYTRNGLKFFTKKGGLTSLDVEKICDRAANKYVNRNMGINGAIVSTTNLTRVDFMSAYAKHLRGIIMERINHPLHFDTPLKGFKVIVNAGNGSGGFFTKDVLDLLGADTSGSLYLEPDGTFPNHIPNPEDPIAMSLTQAAVLGHKADLGIVFDTDVDRSGVVDATGTAINGDKLIALMSAIVLREHPNTTIVTDARTSVALTKFITDLGGNHCLYRVGYRNVIDKGVQLNKDSIETHLMMETTGHGALKENYFLDDGAYMVVKILIEMVRMKLSGNEEGIGSHIKGLAEPLESVELRINIITQPKYAKEKGAQAVDALKKYIEDGQLEGWELDGCGDCWVSEGCLVDTNDTPAAVDAHMYRARVIDEKIGEYGWVHLRQSVHNPNVALNLQSSIDGGCQAMAKALLDKFFIPSGLAEVLDFSQVNDFALKQCRD; encoded by the exons ATGCATTATTCATCATCAATGGCCTCATCTCCTACCACTCCTGCAACCACAACCACACCATCAACAACTCTCCGGCGAGATCACCACCGGAGCTTATTCCCACCACGTCGAACAATTCGGTTTCCCTCGGCGAGCCAGTTCGAAACAATAAGCATCTCCACGGACAACACCGAAGACGGAGATCGAATAAGACGGCTTCAAAATGGTTCAGATGTGAGAGGAGTAGCATTGGAGGGTGAGAAAGGAAGGAAGGTTGATCTCACACCTCATGCAGTTGAAGTCATTGCAGAGAGCTTTGGAGAATGGTTAATTAAGGACAATGTTAATGTTAATAGTAATATTAATAGTAATGAAGAGTCATTAAAGGTGGTTAAAGTGTCTTTGGGAAGAGATCCAAGAATCTCCGGCGAGAGGCTGAGCAAGGCGGTGTTCACCGGACTGATGAGAGCTGGTTGTGAAGTGTTTGACATGGGATTGGCTACTACTCCTGCTTGCTTTATGAGCACTGTTTTGCCTCCCTTTTCTTATGATGCTTCCATTATG ATGACTGCGTCCCACTTACCATACACAAGGAATGGATTGAAGTTTTTCACCAAAAAAGGAGGATTGACTTCTCTTGATGTGGAGAAGATTTGTGACAGAGCTGCAAACAAGTATGTCAATAGAAACATGGGAATTAATGGTGCCATTGTTTCCACAACAAACTTAACAAGGGTTGATTTCATGAGTGCTTATGCAAAGCATCTAAGAGGAATTATCATGGAGAGAATTAATCATCCTCTTCATTTTGACACTCCTCTCAAAGGTTTCAAG GTAATAGTGAATGCCGGCAATGGATCTGGCGGCTTTTTCACAAAAGACGTACTAGATTTGCTCGGTGCAGATACTTCTGGTAGTCTTTACCTCGAGCCAGACGGTACCTTCCCCAACCACATTCCGAACCCAGAGGACCCGATCGCTATGTCCCTAACACAGGCCGCCGTGCTCGGCCACAAAGCCGATCTCGGCATTGTCTTTGACACCGACGTAGACCGTAGCGGCGTAGTCGATGCCACCGGCACCGCCATCAACGGCGACAAGCTCATAGCTCTCATGTCAGCCATTGTTCTCCGTGAACATCCAAACACAACCATTGTTACTGATGCTAGAACCAGTGTTGCACTTACTAAGTTCATTACTGATTTGGGCGGCAATCATTGTTTATACAGAGTTGGTTACCGTAATGTCATTGATAAGGGTGTGCAGCTCAATAAAGACTCCATTGAAACTCATTTGATGATGGAGACCACTGGCCATGGAGCTCTTAAAGAGAATTATTTCCTTGATGATG ggGCATACATggtggtgaagatcttgattgAGATGGTGAGAATGAAGCTAAGTGGGAATGAAGAGGGAATAGGAAGCCATATCAAGGGACTTGCAGAGCCATTGGAGTCTGTTGAACTAAGGATTAACATCATAACCCAGCCCAAGTATGCAAAGGAGAAAGGTGCACAAGCTGTTGATGCTTTGAAGAAGTACATTGAG GATGGGCAACTTGAAGGATGGGAGCTTGATGGATGTGGAGATTGTTGGGTGAGTGAGGGTTGTCTCGTTGATACTAATGATACACCTGCTGCAGTGGATGCTCATATGTACAG GGCAAGAGTTATAGATGAAAAGATTGGGGAGTATGGTTGGGTGCACTTAAGGCAGAGTGTTCATAACCCAAACGTTGCTCTCAATTTGCAATCTTCTATTGATGGAGGATGTCAAGCGATGGCCAAAGCTCTCTTAGATAA GTTTTTTATTCCAAGTGGCTTGGCAGAGGTGCTTGATTTCAGTCAAGTTAATGACTTTGCTTTAAAGCAATGCAGAGATTGA
- the LOC120280536 gene encoding protein PTST, chloroplastic: protein MECLNGSSLRNLGWEHSPILNWNAHADRLHLETRKLGFLSCASASFPWSGKIRVSMYPINRFFGKQSSWRVFAAHVGLDGDPSSLSHEDQLSNIDEHAQRDDDDASNGVLPKKLGPDELKLLLVDSERAKLIRKLSEANQYNRFLKRQLQINDTALVDIKDKLASLESELQVLVALAEEIADSGVQPGTRKISGKYIHSHLVSRLEAMHEKIKNGLTAVDSVKVEEIFLYWIGMAESVQVMGSFDGWSRGEEMSPEYNGAYALFSTTLKLRPGRYEIKFLVDGEWKLSPELPTVGEGLLKNNLLIV, encoded by the exons ATGGAATGCTTGAATGGAAGCTCTTTGAG GAACTTGGGGTGGGAGCATAGTCCTATTCTCAATTGGAATGCTCATGCTGATAGATTGCATTTGGAGACaagaaaattagggtttttatcaTGTGCTTCAGCCAGCTTTCCATGGAGTGgtaaaattagggtttcaatgTATCCGATCAACCGGTTTTTTGGAAAGCAGTCATCTTGGAGAGTCTTTGCTGCACATGTTGGCTTGGATGGGGATCCTTCCTCATTGTCACATGAAGATCAATTAAGTAATATTGATGAGCATGCACAaagggatgatgatgatgcatcTAATGGTGTCCTCCCAAAAAAATTGGGGCCCGATGAG TTGAAGTTGCTGCTTGTTGACTCTGAAAGAGCTAAACTCATAAGGAAGCTCAGTGAAGCTAACCAATATAACAGATTTCTCAAACGTCAG TTGCAAATCAATGACACTGCTCTGGTGGACATCAAAGATAAACTTGCTTCTTTAGAATCTGAGCTTCag GTTTTGGTTGCTCTCGCGGAAGAGATTGCTGATTCTGGTGTTCAACCTGGTACTAGAAAGATTAGTGGAAAATACATTCACTCTCATCTTGTCTCCAGACTAGAAG CTATgcatgaaaaaataaagaatggaTTGACTGCCGTAGACTCTGTAAAAGTTGAGGAAATTTTCTTGTATTGGATTGGCATGGCTGAG AGTGTGCAAGTGATGGGTTCCTTTGATGGGTGGTCTCGCGGAGAGGAAATGTCACCCGAATACAATGGCGCCTATGCTCTATTTTCTACTACTCTGAAACTTAGACCCGGACG GTATGAGATAAAGTTCTTGGTTGATGGAGAGTGGAAGTTATCACCTGAGTTACCTACCGTTGGTGAGGGCTTACTCAAGAACAACCTTTTAATTGTATGA
- the LOC120280537 gene encoding uncharacterized protein At2g34460, chloroplastic, whose translation MAVSFLRVPSPPHTALKTLARNLFSSSISASQMDSASTSAEMGASSDDGKKKVFVAGSTGRTGKKIVEQLLAKGFAVRAGALDLEKARISLPLGSSLDIVKADVTEGSEKLVEAIGDAEAVICTTGFRYSWDVFAPWKVDNFGTVNLVEACRKIGVKRFILISSILVNGAAMGQILNPAYVLLNAFGLTLIAKLQAEQYIRKSGINYTIIRPGGLRDDPPSGNIIMEPEDTLYEGSVSRDQVAEVAVEAILCPESYFKVVEIVSRSDGPRRPIKDLFSAIQQK comes from the exons ATGGCGGTGTCTTTCCTCAGAGTCCCTTCTCCTCCGCACACggctctcaaaaccctagcaagaaatctcttctcttcttccatttcaGCTTCCCAG ATGGATTCAGCGAGCACAAGCGCGGAGATGGGGGCTTCATCAGATGATGGGAAAAAGAAGGTTTTTGTTGCTGGTTCTACAGGAAGAACGGGGAAGAAGATTGTTGAGCAGTTGCTGGCTAAGGGTTTTGCTGTTAGGGCTGGTGCTCTTGATTTGGAGAAGGCGAGGATAAGTTTGCCTTTAGGTTCTAGTTTGGATATT GTGAAGGCTGATGTTACTGAGGGATCGGAGAAGTTAGTGGAAGCCATTGGTGATGCTGAAGCTGTGATATGTACCACGGGATTTCGGTACTCGTGGGATGTCTTTGCGCCTTGGAAG GTTGACAATTTTGGTACTGTAAACCTTGTTGAAGCATGTCGCAAGATTGGGGTGAAAAGGTTTATACTTATAAGTTCCATTTTGGTAAATGGGGCTGCAATGGGTCAAATCCTTAACCCGGCTTACGTGCTTCTCAACGCGTTTGGACTTACTTTGATAGCAAAGCTACAGGCAGAGCAATATATTAGAAAGTCCGGCATTAATTACACAATTATAAGGCCAGGTGGACTGCGAGATGATCCACCTAGTGGAAATATAATCATGGAGCCAGAG GATACTCTTTATGAGGGTTCTGTATCTAGAGATCAGGTTGCAGAAGTTGCTGTTGAAGCAATTCTCTGCCCCGAGTCTTATTTTAaagttgttgagattgtttcACGCTCCGATGGCCCAAGACGTCCAATCAAGGATTTGTTTAGTGCAATTCAACAAAAGTAA
- the LOC120280783 gene encoding P-loop guanosine triphosphatase YjiA-like — MEGNEMSVAFENRTFNRRSALGGGRMACTLVTGFLGSGKTTLLRHILDNRGDLRIAVLVNEFAGSDVDSLLLDSSRINSAFNLSTVALTHGCACCDVKGPFRDALQRIVDSKHNFDCLLIETSGLARPDMFVAQLEEVGIHLDLTITVVDAESLDKVVKIDIVKKQLEHVDLVLLNKCDLATLGQISDAEDILERLTGNAKVVRSQFCKVPLDLVIDCSKIEALSLPEEECNSVLPVLSHEALPKMRFRRNVFGNTSVAVSSLNNTSNHPAVSSDKNNADDSGSGLSHGEFFSSVTFQSEVPLSLAMFQSEVLPRMRNSCRLLRAKGIIWFAEDRGTRFVFQWSGVKRIEAVSGQPWDTVPKSCLVLIGIDSSELEDIFVCLSRSTDPPKIFLDGGLAKEYARQFFQLISKDGRFKEPSLEKEPLVIFGVKGSPLRGIKESQLSGALMRIVNAKGNIFLTATTSAEEYNLQLFFDGVSDPQKAWDEVRLAASAVISKLCKNFCPCRSDLAAHVH, encoded by the exons ATGGAGGGCAACGAGATGAGCGTGGCGTTCGAGAACCGCACGTTCAACCGGCGCTCCGCCCTGGGCGGCGGTCGGATGGCCTGCACCCTAGTGACGGGCTTCCTCGGCAGCGGCAAGACCACGCTTCTCCGCCATATCCTCGACAACCGTGGTGATCTCCGCATCGCCGTGCTTGTCAACGAGTTCGCCGGCTCCGACGTTGATTCCCTCCTCCTTGACTCTTCCCGCATCAATTCCGCTTTCAATCTTTCCACTGTTGCTCTCACGCATG GTTGTGCTTGTTGTGATGTGAAGGGGCCGTTTAGGGATGCCTTGCAGCGGATCGTTGATAGCAAGCATAACTTCGATTGTCTGCTTATCGAG ACTTCTGGGTTGGCAAGACCAGATATGTTTGTGGCACAACTGGAAGAAGTAGGCATACATTTGGATCTCACCATCACTGTGGTTGATGCTGAGTCACTTGATAAGGTTGTAAAAATTGATATTGTGAAGAAGCAGTTGGAGCATGTGGATCTTGTGTTATTAAACAA ATGTGATTTAGCTACACTGGGACAGATCTCTGATGCAGAAGACATATTAGAAAGGCTAACAGGGAATGCCAAGGTTGTTCGATCTCAGTTTTGTAAGGTTCCTTTAGATCTTGTGATCGACTGTAGTAAAATTGAAGCTCTAAGTCTTCCTGAGGAAGAATGCAACAGTGTTTTGCCAGTCCTTTCTCATGAAGCTTTGCCTAAAATGAGGTTCCGGAGAAATGTGTTTGGCAACACTTCAGTGGCAGTTTCTTCTCTTAACAACACCAGCAACCACCCTGCTGTATCTAGTGATAAAAACAACGCTGATGATTCGGGAAGTG GTTTGTCACATGGGGAATTCTTTTCATCTGTTACATTTCAAAGTGAGGTTCCCTTGTCTTTGGCCATGTTTCAATCTGAAGTCCTGCCAAGGATGAGAAACTCATGCAGGCTTCTTAGAGCTAAAGGCATTATATGGTTTGCTGAGGATAG AGGAACCCGCTTTGTTTTCCAGTGGAGTGGGGTTAAAAGGATAGAAGCTGTTAGTGGACAGCCTTGGGATACTGTGCCAAAATCTTGTCTTGTACTCATTGGAATCGATAGTTCTGAACTTGAAGATATCTTTGTGTGCCTATCAAGGTCAACTGATCCTCCTAAAATATTTTTGGATGGCGGTCTTGCTAAAGAATATGCTAGACAATTCTTCCAGTTGATTTCAAAAGATGGAAGATTTAAG GAGCCATCTCTTGAGAAGGAACCTCTTGTGATATTTGGTGTGAAAGGTTCACCCTTGCGTGGAATAAAAGAG TCTCAACTCAGTGGAGCTTTGATGCGAATTGTAAATGCTAAAGGAAATATCTTCCTAACGGCCACTACCTCTGCCGAAG AATACAATTTGCAGCTCTTTTTTGATGGGGTTTCCGACCCTCAGAAAGCGTGGGATGAAGTTCGATTGGCTGCCAGCGCAGTCATATCCAAGCTTTGTAAAAACTTTTGCCCCTGCAG GTCAGATCTTGCTGCTCATGTCCATTAG
- the LOC120280565 gene encoding cytochrome P450 CYP72A219-like has protein sequence MMREILFNRPGHLIQQKSNPLTKLLATGISSLDGEAWAQRRKLINHAFHLDKLKEMVPAFQISCIGLEERWEKLVSTKGCYELDIWPEFQNLTGDVIWRSAFGSSFEEGKRIFELQKEQTLLVIEAARSIYLPGLRFLPTAKNKRRTLIDKQVKRILREISTRS, from the exons ATGATGAGGGAAATCCTGTTTAACAGGCCAGGTCACCTTATCCAGCAAAAATCGAACCCTCTGACAAAGCTCCTTGCAACGGGAATCTCTTCTCTTGACGGAGAAGCATGGGCACAGAGGAGGAAGTTGATCAATCACGCCTTTCATTTGGACAAACTCAAG GAGATGGTACCTGCTTTTCAAATTAGTTGCATTGGTTTAGAGGAAAGGTGGGAGAAGTTAGTGAGTACCAAAGGATGTTATGAACTGGATATCTGGCCTgaatttcagaatttaacaGGAGATGTGATCTGGAGATCAGCATTTGGTAGCAGTTTCGAAGAAGGAAAACGGATTTTCGAACTTCAAAAGGAACAAACTCTTCTTGTCATTGAAGCCGCTCGATCAATATATCTTCCCGGCTTGAG ATTCCTGCCAACTGCAAAGAATAAGAGAAGAACATTAATCGACAAACAAGTTAAAAGGATATTGAGAGAGATCTCCACAAGAAGCTAG
- the LOC120280564 gene encoding cytochrome P450 CYP72A219-like has product MAKSIVTLVLVCVCAVIIGVLWRVLYLVWLKPKMLEMQLRRQGIPGNKYQLLTGDRNDEKAAFKEAWTKPMELTNRIAPRVIPYHDHMVKSYGKIWFKWNGTTPRVNIWDPDMMREILLNRSGHFIKPEDNPLMKLLTMGLSTLEGQAWAQRRKLVNPAFHLDKLKEMVPAFRISCIGLAERWEKLLSAEGSCELDIWPEFQNLTGDVISRSAFGSSFEEGKQIFKLQKEQAVLVMEAARSLYLPGFRFLPTAKNKRRMFIDKEIKRMLRDIIRKKLDSMEIRESANDDLLSLLLQSHNPNAASKDQNKNNGITIDDIIEECKLFYFAGQETTSILLTWTLILLSIYPNWQQKAREEVLDTCGKNLPDFESISHLKIVNMILHEVLRLYPPAINLVRLVNGKTKLGDVTLPEGAEVLIPILQVHHDPEIWGEDAEEFNPQRFSDGVSKASKGQNAFFPFGWGPRICVGQTFAMIEAKVALAIILQRFSFELSPSYAHAPFTVITLQPQYGAHLILHHL; this is encoded by the exons ATGGCAAAGAGTATAGTTACACTTGTGCTAGTGTGTGTATGTGCAGTGATCATAGGAGTATTATGGAGAGTGTTATACTTGGTATGGTTGAAGCCTAAGATGCTGGAAATGCAGCTAAGAAGGCAGGGGATCCCCGGGAACAAGTACCAGCTGTTAACAGGGGACAGGAACGATGAGAAGGCCGCCTTCAAGGAGGCTTGGACCAAGCCAATGGAGCTTACTAACAGGATAGCACCTCGTGTGATTCCCTACCATGACCACATGGTTAAGAGCTACG GCAAGATATGGTTCAAATGGAATGGAACAACTCCAAGAGTGAATATATGGGATCCAGACATGATGAGAGAGATCCTGTTGAATAGGTCAGGTCACTTTATCAAGCCAGAAGATAACCCTCTGATGAAGCTCCTTACAATGGGACTTTCTACTCTTGAAGGACAAGCATGGGCACAGAGGAGGAAGTTGGTCAATCCCGCCTTTCATTTGGACAAGCTCAAG GAGATGGTACCTGCTTTTCGAATTAGTTGCATTGGTTTAGCTGAAAGGTGGGAGAAGTTATTGAGTGCTGAAGGATCCTGTGAACTGGATATCTGGCCTgaatttcagaatttaacaGGAGATGTGATTTCTAGATCAGCATTTGGTAGCAGTTTTGAAGAAGGAAAGCAGATTTTCAAACTCCAAAAGGAACAAGCTGTTCTTGTCATGGAAGCAGCTCGATCGCTGTACCTTCCCGGCTTTAG aTTTCTGCCAACAGCAAAGAATAAGAGAAGAATGTTCAtagataaagaaattaaaagaatgcTGAGAGATATCATCCGCAAGAAGTTAGATTCGATGGAAATTAGAGAAAGTGCTAATGATGACTTACTCAGCTTGCTTTTGCAATCCCATAACCCAAATGCGGCCTCCAAAGATCAAAACAAGAACAATGGGATTACCATTGATGACATAATAGAAGAATGCAAGTTGTTCTACTTCGCTGGTCAAGAGACCACTTCGATTTTGCTTACCTGGACATTGATTCTCTTATCCATATACCCAAACTGGCAGCAAAAAGCAAGGGAGGAAGTCCTCGATACCTGTGGGAAGAACCTACCAGACTTTGAATCCATCAGTCACCTTAAGATT GTAAACATGATATTACATGAAGTACTGAGATTGTATCCACCTGCTATCAATCTGGTTCGACTTGTAAACGGAAAAACCAAATTAGGAGATGTAACATTACCAGAAGGAGCTGAAGTCTTGATACCTATCCTACAAGTCCACCATGATCCAGAAATCTGGGGAGAAGATGCGGAAGAGTTCAACCCACAGAGATTTTCTGATGGGGTTTCAAAGGCATCAAAGGGTCAGAATGCATTCTTTCCTTTTGGTTGGGGCCCGAGAATATGTGTAGGGCAAACATTTGCCATGATAGAGGCAAAGGTAGCTCTGGCAATAATTCTTCAACGTTTCTCCTTCGAGCTCTCACCTTCCTATGCTCATGCTCCTTTCACTGTAATAACCCTTCAGCCACAATATGGAGCTCATCTTATCCTACATCACCTCTAA
- the LOC120280563 gene encoding cytochrome P450 CYP72A219-like, whose translation MEESLVTLVLVCVCAVVTGAILRVLYLVWFKPKMLELQLRKQGIPGNKYRPFTGDMNDEKAAVKEAWSKPMELTHSIIPRVIPYNHHMVKRYGKIWFKWNGTTPRVNISDPDMIREILVNKSGHFIKLKVNPLIMLLTMGLTALEGEVWAQRRKLINPAFHFDKLKEMVPAFRTSCIGLAERWKKLVSAEGSCELDIWPEFQNLTGDVISRSAFGSSFEEGKRIFELQKEQAVLVMEAARSLYLPGFRFLPTAKNKRRMFIDKEIKRMLREIICKKLDLMEMGTSANDDLLGLLLQSYNQNAASKDKNKNNGITIDDIIEECKLFYFAGQETTSVLLTWTLILLSIYPNWQQKAREEVLHTCGKNPPDFESISHLKIVNMIIHEVLRLYPPVTLMARQINKKIKLGDITLPEGAEVWIPVLEVHHDPEIWGEDAEEFDPQRFSEGVAKASKGQNAFFPFGWGPRICIGQTFAMIEAKLALAMILQRFSFELSPSYAHAPFTVITLQPQYGAHLILHHL comes from the exons ATGGAAGAGAGTCTAGTAACACTAGTGCTAGTATGTGTGTGTGCAGTTGTTACAGGAGCAATACTGAGAGTGTTATACTTAGTATGGTTCAAGCCTAAGATGCTAGAATTGCAGCTGAGAAAGCAGGGAATACCCGGGAATAAGTACCGGCCGTTCACCGGGGACATGAACGATGAAAAGGCCGCCGTCAAGGAAGCCTGGTCCAAGCCAATGGAGCTTACTCACAGTATAATACCTCGCGTAATTCCCTACAATCACCATATGGTTAAGAGATATG GCAAGATATGGTTCAAATGGAATGGAACAACTCCGAGAGTGAATATATCTGATCCAGACATGATAAGAGAGATTCTAGTGAACAAGTCAGGTCATTTTATCAAGCTAAAAGTGAACCCTCTGATAATGCTCCTTACAATGGGACTTACTGCTCTTGAAGGAGAAGTATGGGCACAAAGGAGGAAGTTGATCAATCCCGCCTTTCATTTTGACAAACTCAAG GAGATGGTACCTGCTTTTCGAACTAGTTGCATTGGTTTAGCTGAAAGGTGGAAGAAGTTAGTGAGTGCTGAAGGATCTTGTGAACTGGATATCTGGCCTgaatttcagaatttaacaGGAGATGTGATTTCTAGATCAGCATTTGGTAGCAGTTTTGAAGAAGGAAAGCGGATTTTCGAACTCCAAAAGGAACAGGCTGTTCTTGTCATGGAAGCAGCTCGATCGCTGTACCTTCCCGGCTTTAG ATTTCTGCCAACAGcaaagaacaaaagaagaatgtttattgataaagaaattaaaagaatgcTGAGAGAGATCATCTGCAAGAAGTTAGATTTAATGGAAATGGGAACAAGTGCTAATGATGACTTACTCGGCTTGCTTTTGCAATCCTATAACCAGAACGCGGCCTCCAAagataaaaacaagaacaatgGGATTACGATTGATGATATAATAGAGGAATGCAAGTTGTTCTACTTTGCCGGTCAAGAGACCACTTCAGTTTTGCTTACCTGGACATTAATTCTTTTATCCATATACCCAAATTGGCAGCAAAAAGCAAGGGAGGAAGTCCTTCATACCTGTGGGAAGAACCCGCCTGATTTTGAATCCATCAGTCACCTGAAGATT GTAAACATGATAATACATGAAGTACTGAGATTGTACCCACCTGTGACTCTAATGGCTcgacaaataaacaagaaaatcaaattaGGAGATATAACATTACCTGAAGGAGCTGAAGTCTGGATACCTGTCCTAGAAGTTCACCATGATCCAGAAATATGGGGGGAAGATGCTGAAGAGTTCGACCCACAGAGATTCTCTGAAGGGGTTGCAAAGGCATCAAAGGGTCAGAATGCATTCTTTCCTTTCGGTTGGGGACCGAGAATATGTATAGGGCAAACATTTGCCATGATAGAGGCAAAGCTAGCTCTGGCAATGATTCTTCAACGTTTCTCCTTTGAGCTCTCACCTTCCTATGCTCATGCTCCTTTCACTGTAATAACCCTCCAGCCACAATATGGAGCTCATCTTATCCTGCATCACCTCTAA
- the LOC120280794 gene encoding cytochrome P450 CYP72A219-like: MEQSLVIQVTVCVFVVIGVLGRVLYSIWLKPKMLEMQLRRQGLRGNKYRPLADIKDEAASLKEAWSKPMELTHEIIPRVIPYDHQMFKRHGKMAFKWAGTTPKLNIWDLDMMREILQNKSGEILKPRVNPLIRLLVMGVASLEGEVWAHRRKLINPAFHMEKLKGMVPAFRTSCINLVKRWEKLMSSEGSCEVDVWPELQNLTGDVISRTAFGSSFEEGKQIFELQKEQAALVIEAARSVYLPGFRFLPTAKNKRRIFINSEVKRMLTDIIHKKIDSIKMSGSANDDLLSMLLQSSNLNLATEDKNKKNNEITIDDVIQECKLFYLAGQETTSVLLTWTLILLSMHPTWQQKAREEVLYTCGKNTPDFESISHLKIVNMILHEVLRLYPPVVFLLRYVNKEIKFGDITLPAGAEALIPVLQVHHDPEIWGEDAEEFNPERFSEGVSKASKGQNAFFPFGWGPRICIGQTFAMIEAKLALAMILQHFSFELSPSYAHAPYTVVTLQPQYGAHLILHQL; this comes from the exons ATGGAACAGAGTCTGGTTATACAAGTGACAGTGTGTGTATTTGTAGTGATAGGAGTGCTGGGGAGAGTGTTATATTCTATATGGTTGAAGCCCAAGATGCTGGAGATGCAACTGAGAAGGCAGGGACTCCGAGGGAACAAGTACCGACCGTTGGCGGACATAAAGGATGAGGCGGCCTCTTTGAAGGAGGCTTGGTCCAAGCCGATGGAGCTTACACACGAGATAATACCTCGTGTGATTCCCTACGATCACCAGATGTTTAAGAGACATG GCAAGATGGCATTCAAATGGGCTGGAACAACTCCGAAACTGAATATTTGGGATTTGGACATGATGAGGGAGATCCTGCAAAACAAATCCGGAGAAATTCTCAAGCCACGAGTGAACCCTCTGATAAGGCTTCTTGTGATGGGAGTTGCTAGCCTTGAAGGAGAAGTATGGGCACATAGGAGGAAGTTGATCAATCCCGCCTTTCATATGGAGAAACTCAAG GGAATGGTACCTGCTTTCCGAACTAGTTGCATTAATTTAGTCAAGAGGTGGGAGAAATTGATGAGCAGTGAAGGATCATGTGAAGTGGATGTCTGGCCTGAACTTCAGAATCTAACAGGTGATGTGATCTCTCGAACTGCATTCGGTAGTAGTTTTGAAGAAGGAAAGCAGATTTTTGAACTTCAAAAGGAACAAGCTGCTCTTGTCATTGAAGCTGCTCGTTCAGTATATCTTCCAGGCTTTAG ATTCCTGCCAACTGCAAAGAATAAGAGGAGAATATTCATCAACAGTGAGGTCAAAAGAATGTTAACAGACATCATCCACAAGAAAATAGATTCAATTAAAATGAGTGGAAGCGCCAATGATGACTTACTCAGCATGTTGCTGCAATCCTCTAACCTGAATTTGGCGACTGAagataaaaacaagaagaacaatgaGATCACAATTGATGATGTAATACAGGAATGCAAGTTGTTCTACTTAGCTGGCCAAGAGACCACCTCAGTTTTGCTTACCTGGACATTGATTCTCCTGTCCATGCACCCTACTTGGCAGCAGAAAGCAAGGGAAGAAGTTCTTTATACCTGTGGGAAGAATACACCTGACTTTGAGTCTATCAGCCACCTCAAGATT GTAAACATGATATTACATGAAGTATTGAGGTTATATCCACCAGTCGTCTTTCTGCTACGCTATgtaaacaaagaaatcaaatttggAGATATAACATTACCTGCAGGAGCTGAAGCCTTGATACCTGTCCTACAAGTCCACCATGATCCAGAAATCTGGGGAGAAGATGCTGAAGAGTTTAACCCAGAGAGATTTTCCGAAGGGGTCTCAAAGGCATCAAAGGGTCAAAATGCATTCTTTCCTTTCGGTTGGGGCCCAAGAATATGCATAGGGCAAACATTTGCCATGATAGAAGCAAAGCTGGCTCTGGCAATGATTCTTCAACATTTCTCCTTTGAGCTCTCACCTTCCTATGCTCATGCTCCTTACACTGTAGTAACCCTTCAGCCACAATATGGAGCTCATCTTATTCTTCATCAACTGTGA